In Mytilus trossulus isolate FHL-02 chromosome 14, PNRI_Mtr1.1.1.hap1, whole genome shotgun sequence, a genomic segment contains:
- the LOC134697654 gene encoding putative uncharacterized protein DDB_G0285119 yields MSKTPTTQNPGNNVNYAKPKRLQLQATKKHGTNTTNTDNVGITSGQHIGNDRPIHQNNSNSSPNINHALYQTEINQLKCELEAKDKIIKSKENKICKLDSEITTLKKQIATNRSFTINLEQEKKDVEHSLVIARKRIEQLEGINGKSHESSHTNPTNVTSDSNSTMNEMKIWFLEQKVRQIELDMHKHDTKIMYMNEKIHNTNNTRKEENHHAPKEARKRTFQSNSTKNHTNNFPDDATDLYTRLDDLIVNMRGDETDSINDDGANSFNENEINQDHFLETPIPRKVRLKEAEQIQPQLGNFKNKHIRSQTCNWKRSNKQRYQNHRKPAKETTSSNKQTCSQQPNRYQQITPQHQIQPHPHVQPIPQQHWIHHPTAIQSHPHHQMQHQFQLQNPYVNPTNAPYHF; encoded by the coding sequence ATGAGTAAAACCCCAACAACTCAGAACCCTGGAAATAATGTAAATTACGCCAAACCTAAAAGATTACAACTACAGGCAACCAAAAAACATGGtacaaatacaacaaatacagaCAACGTTGGCATAACCAGTGGGCAACACATAGGGAATGATAGACCTATTCACCAAAACAATTCCAATAGTTCGCCAAATATAAACCATGCTCTATACCAAACCGAAATTAATCAACTGAAATGTGAATTGGAGGCCAAAgacaaaattattaaatctaaagaaaacaaaatctgcAAACTGGACTCAGAAATTACAACGCTCAAAAAGCAAATAGCCACAAACAGGTCATTTACCATCAATTTAGAACAAGAAAAAAAGGACGTAGAACACTCTCTGGTAATAGCAAGAAAGAGAATTGAACAACTTGAAGGTATTAACGGAAAATCCCATGAATCAAGTCACACAAATCCAACAAACGTAACATCTGACTCAAACTCCAcaatgaatgaaatgaaaatatggtTTTTGGAGCAAAAAGTGCGTCAAATAGAGCTAGACATGCATAAACATGACACGAAAATAATGTACATGAATGAAAAAATTCACAACACTAATAACACCAGAAAGGAAGAAAATCACCACGCTCCAAAGGAAGCCAGAAAACGTACTTTTCAATCAAACAGTACCAAAAACCACACAAACAATTTCCCAGATGATGCAACAGATCTATATACCAGACTGGACGACCTGATAGTCAACATGCGAGGTGACGAAACTGACTCTATTAATGATGATGGGGCCAATAGCttcaatgaaaatgaaataaatcaggACCATTTTTTAGAAACTCCCATTCCAAGGAAGGTACGGCTAAAGGAAGCAGAACAAATTCAACCCCAACTCGGAAActtcaaaaacaaacacattcgATCACAGACTTGCAATTGGAAGAGATCAAACAAGCAGAGATATCAAAATCACAGAAAACCAGCAAAGGAAACAACATCATCCAACAAACAAACGTGCAGTCAGCAACCGAACAGATATCAGCAAATAACACCACAGCATCAGATCCAGCCCCACCCGCATGTCCAACCAATACCACAACAACACTGGATACATCATCCAACAGCAATCCAGTCACATCCTCATCACCAGATGCAACATCAATTCCAACTGCAAAATCCGTACGTCAATCCAACAAATGCACCATATCACTTCTAA
- the LOC134696362 gene encoding uncharacterized protein LOC134696362 isoform X1 has translation MGSKRKTSKIFGLGSGPAKGKRTSTRCGRPTVNFMIRRKRIKRKSLPLSLVLKRIKQTTISKRKNTKECHKFFTSELLENGLKLKIRERTMHNLSPQGYRFVNLDSLQGHVSEITMHVCLCPSAIELSSKNQSPIKLVSEERKLGLATVLCAQCEGCHKQFKFCTSPSLPESKRFDVNVRAVWGSIATGNGPSHLNEIMGTMNSPGLSSTSFSAIEQEVGEWWLAALQENMLQVGAEERRIAMENGFFHQGIPAITVITDGGWSKRTHKHSYNALGGVAIIIGQATKKLLHIGVRNKYCYVCSTAEKVNTIPTEHTCFKNWSEDSQSMEADIVLEGFKQAESKHGLRYIRVVGDGDSSVYARIREEVPGWGRYVEKEECANHTCKCFRSNLEKLVSENHLYKGRNHLTKTTRVRLVSALRSAIRMRSKDVETNHLTKPEAISQLRHDIKNSVFHVFGLHSNCSNFCKARDNVNPITHDHHVIPPDQPVEETLDIFEEQEKLWSEGSSLAAQEEARGESSIEYSNVEQYIIQDVTSILNRIAEKAHRLISNTTTNLAENWMRIRTKFDGGKIYNLCNRGSWHGRCFGGGLRMNFGPKWSPIVWEQATATKAGKFFDEYYARHEKNLISSRKYKSKPDTQQLRWKRKMKACKQSNSKKARQSYGTEAMDYTPDISPSDLSNTKDKYIQTHINIGIPQMNAITNSTSQQSLSGLWHTERRKRLTASNFGPIIRRNPSLKVLNLVKNLLYSTFKGNRHTRNGLLQERTSIEEYTLKKAEQHENVTVKSTGLLIAHEHPFLAASADGIVSTGSGDGLLEIKNLLHNKPVNLYQASEKSSFCLETVSGHLNLKSTHNYFYQCHGLMNICNYPWIDFVVRTLNPHQLFIQRIFRDNTLWENIMLPKLKAFYFNAILPELCSPRNGKSPGIREPGIWYIAPECTQPGKKTTGRKKKNTAKQNNDFVSEANIEPSAEQTPCTRSRRGRPRLVKFLDKRIEHKWIVDNTSEWYKGTVLSVKSGKDGVKGAIYEVLYDSDDNPYEINHLVEDYRSESVRFIDV, from the exons ATGGGTAGTAAAaggaaaacgtcaaaaatattTGGACTAGGCTCTGGACCAGCAAAGGGCAAAAGAACAAGTACAAGGTGTGGAAGACCAACTGTAAATTTTATGATTAGGAGAAAAAGGATTAAGCGGAAGTCTCTGCCGCTGTCCCTTGTTTTAAAGAGAATCAAACAGACAACAATAAGTAAGAGAAAAAACACCAAAGAATGCCATAAATTTTTCACTTCCGAACTATTAGAAAATGGACTAAAACTGAAAATCAGAGAAAGGACAATGCATAATTTAAGCCCACAAGGTTATAGATTTGTGAATTTGGACTCATTACAAGGACATGTCAGTGAAATAACTATGCACGTATGTCTGTGTCCTTCAGCAATAGAGCTAAGTTCTAAAAACCAATCACCAATAAAACTTGTAAGCGAGGAAAGGAAATTAGGACTTGCAACCGTTCTTTGTGCTCAGTGTGAAGGATGtcataaacaatttaaattctGCACTAGCCCATCATTGCCAGAAAGTAAAAGGTTTGATGTAAACGTGAGAGCTGTGTGGGGAAGTATTGCCACTGGAAATGGACCGTCTCACTTAAATGAAATCATGGGGACAATGAATTCACCAGGACTCTCGTCAACTTCATTTTCAGCAATTGAACAAGAAGTAGGGGAATGGTGGTTAGCAGCTCTCCAAGAAAATATGTTACAG GTTGGAGCAGAGGAAAGAAGGATTGCCATGGAGAACGGATTTTTTCATCAGGGTATCCCAGCAATAACCGTAATTACTGATGGAGGATGGTCGAAGCGAACCCACAAACATTCCTATAATGCCCTGGGAGGAGTGGCAATCATAATAGGGCAAGCAACCAAAAAACTTTTGCATATAGGAGTACGAAACAAGTATTGCTATGTATGTAGCACTGCAGAGAAAGTCAATACAATCCCAACAGAACATACATGTTTTAAGAACTGGTCAGAAGATAGTCAGTCTATGGAAGCTGATATTGTGCTTGAAGGGTTCAAACAAGCAGAATCCAAACATGGCCTACGCTATATCCGTGTTGTAGGAGATGGTGACAGTTCAGTTTATGCTAGGATACGAGAGGAAGTGCCAGGTTGGGGTAGATATGTGGAAAAGGAAGAATGTGCTAACCATACATGCAAATGTTTTAGGTCAAACCTGGAAAAACTTGTTTCCGAAAATCATCTATATAAAGGTAGAAaccatttaacaaaaacaactcGTGTACGGTTAGTATCTGCTTTGCGTAGTGCCATCAGAATGCGTTCTAAAGATGTAGAAACAAATCACCTCACAAAACCTGAAGCTATTTCTCAGCTTCGTCATGACATAAAAAATtctgtttttcatgtttttggttTACATTCCAACTGCAGTAACTTTTGCAAGGCAAGAGACAATGTCAATCCAATCACTCATGACCATCATGTCATACCACCGGATCAACCAGTGGAAGAGACATTGGATATATTTGAAGAACAGGAAAAACTTTGGTCTGAAGGCTCATCATTAGCTGCACAGGAGGAAGCAAGAGGAGAATCATCTATAGAGTACAGTAATGTTGAACAGTATATAATTCAAGACGTGACATCAATTTTGAATAGAATTGCTGAAAAAGCTCACCGTCTCATTTCTAATACAACAACAAATTTAGCTGAAAATTGGATGAGAATAAGGACCAAATTTGATGGCGGAAAAATCTACAACCTCTGTAATAGAGGATCTTGGCATGGACGATGTTTTGGAGGAGGGCTAAGAATGAATTTTGGACCAAAGTGGTCACCTATTGTTTGGGAACAGGCAACAGCAACAAAAGCAGGTAAATTCTTTGATGAATACTACGCTAgacatgaaaaaaatcttatcagTAGCAGAAAATACAAATCGAAACCAGACACTCAGCAATTGAGATGGAAGAGAAAAATGAAAGCTTGCAAACAAAGCAACTCCAAAAAAGCTAGACAGTCTTATGGCACTGAGGCAATGGATTACACCCCTGACATTTCTCCATctgatttatcaaatacaaaggACAAATATATTCAGACTCATATTAACATTGGTATACCTCAAATGAATGCAATAACAAATTCTACTTCACAGCAATCTTTGTCTGGTCTTTGGCACACGGAAAGAAGAAAACGTTTAACAGCTTCAAATTTTGGACCAATCATTCGCCGTAACCCTTCATTGAAAGTATTAAATTTAGTCAAAAATCTTCTGTACTCTACCTTCAAGGGAAATAGACACACCAGAAATGGACTTCTGCAAGAAAGAACATCTATAGAGGAGTATACGCTGAAAAAGGCAGAACAACATGAGAATGTAACTGTTAAATCTACTGGTTTGCTAATTGCCCATGAACACCCATTTTTGGCTGCTAGTGCAGATGGTATAGTTTCAACTGGGTCTGGTGATGGTCTTTTGGAGATAAAAAATCTTCTGCACAACAAACCTGTCAATCTCTACCAAGCAAGTGAAAAATCATCATTCTGTCTGGAAACTGTCAGTGgtcatttaaatttgaaaagtacCCACAACTACTTTTATCAGTGCCATGGTTTAatgaatatttgtaattatcCTTGGATAGATTTCGTTGTGAGGACTCTTAATCCACACCAGTTGTTTATCCAAAGAATATTTAGGGACAATACCTTGTGGGAAAACATCATGCTGCCAAAACTAAAAGCATTTTACTTCAATGCTATTCTTCCGGAATTGTGTTCACCACGTAATGGCAAAAGTCCTGGAATAAGAGAACCAGGAATCTGG TACATTGCACCCGAGTGCACCCAACCTGGCAAAAAAACGACTGGtagaaagaaaaagaatacAGCAAAACAGAACAATGACTTTGTCTCAGAAGCAAACATTGAACCATCAGCAGAACAAACACCCTGTACTAGAAG tagAAGAGGTAGGCCAAGATTGGTGAAATTCCTAGACAAAAGAATAGAACACAAATGGATTGTAGACAATACATCTGAATGGTATAAAGGGACAGTGCTGAGTGTAAAATCAGGAAAGGATGGTGTGAAAG GTGCAATTTACGAAGTCCTATATGACAGTGATGACAACCCATATGAAATAAATCATCTGGTTGAAGATTATCGATCTGAATCTGTACGGTTCATTGATGTATAG
- the LOC134696362 gene encoding uncharacterized protein LOC134696362 isoform X2, translating to MGSKRKTSKIFGLGSGPAKGKRTSTRCGRPTVNFMIRRKRIKRKSLPLSLVLKRIKQTTISKRKNTKECHKFFTSELLENGLKLKIRERTMHNLSPQGYRFVNLDSLQGHVSEITMHVCLCPSAIELSSKNQSPIKLVSEERKLGLATVLCAQCEGCHKQFKFCTSPSLPESKRFDVNVRAVWGSIATGNGPSHLNEIMGTMNSPGLSSTSFSAIEQEVGEWWLAALQENMLQVGAEERRIAMENGFFHQGIPAITVITDGGWSKRTHKHSYNALGGVAIIIGQATKKLLHIGVRNKYCYVCSTAEKVNTIPTEHTCFKNWSEDSQSMEADIVLEGFKQAESKHGLRYIRVVGDGDSSVYARIREEVPGWGRYVEKEECANHTCKCFRSNLEKLVSENHLYKGRNHLTKTTRVRLVSALRSAIRMRSKDVETNHLTKPEAISQLRHDIKNSVFHVFGLHSNCSNFCKARDNVNPITHDHHVIPPDQPVEETLDIFEEQEKLWSEGSSLAAQEEARGESSIEYSNVEQYIIQDVTSILNRIAEKAHRLISNTTTNLAENWMRIRTKFDGGKIYNLCNRGSWHGRCFGGGLRMNFGPKWSPIVWEQATATKAGKFFDEYYARHEKNLISSRKYKSKPDTQQLRWKRKMKACKQSNSKKARQSYGTEAMDYTPDISPSDLSNTKDKYIQTHINIGIPQMNAITNSTSQQSLSGLWHTERRKRLTASNFGPIIRRNPSLKVLNLVKNLLYSTFKGNRHTRNGLLQERTSIEEYTLKKAEQHENVTVKSTGLLIAHEHPFLAASADGIVSTGSGDGLLEIKNLLHNKPVNLYQASEKSSFCLETVSGHLNLKSTHNYFYQCHGLMNICNYPWIDFVVRTLNPHQLFIQRIFRDNTLWENIMLPKLKAFYFNAILPELCSPRNGKSPGIREPGIWYIAPECTQPGKKTTGRKKKNTAKQNNDFVSEANIEPSAEQTPCTRRRGRPRLVKFLDKRIEHKWIVDNTSEWYKGTVLSVKSGKDGVKGAIYEVLYDSDDNPYEINHLVEDYRSESVRFIDV from the exons ATGGGTAGTAAAaggaaaacgtcaaaaatattTGGACTAGGCTCTGGACCAGCAAAGGGCAAAAGAACAAGTACAAGGTGTGGAAGACCAACTGTAAATTTTATGATTAGGAGAAAAAGGATTAAGCGGAAGTCTCTGCCGCTGTCCCTTGTTTTAAAGAGAATCAAACAGACAACAATAAGTAAGAGAAAAAACACCAAAGAATGCCATAAATTTTTCACTTCCGAACTATTAGAAAATGGACTAAAACTGAAAATCAGAGAAAGGACAATGCATAATTTAAGCCCACAAGGTTATAGATTTGTGAATTTGGACTCATTACAAGGACATGTCAGTGAAATAACTATGCACGTATGTCTGTGTCCTTCAGCAATAGAGCTAAGTTCTAAAAACCAATCACCAATAAAACTTGTAAGCGAGGAAAGGAAATTAGGACTTGCAACCGTTCTTTGTGCTCAGTGTGAAGGATGtcataaacaatttaaattctGCACTAGCCCATCATTGCCAGAAAGTAAAAGGTTTGATGTAAACGTGAGAGCTGTGTGGGGAAGTATTGCCACTGGAAATGGACCGTCTCACTTAAATGAAATCATGGGGACAATGAATTCACCAGGACTCTCGTCAACTTCATTTTCAGCAATTGAACAAGAAGTAGGGGAATGGTGGTTAGCAGCTCTCCAAGAAAATATGTTACAG GTTGGAGCAGAGGAAAGAAGGATTGCCATGGAGAACGGATTTTTTCATCAGGGTATCCCAGCAATAACCGTAATTACTGATGGAGGATGGTCGAAGCGAACCCACAAACATTCCTATAATGCCCTGGGAGGAGTGGCAATCATAATAGGGCAAGCAACCAAAAAACTTTTGCATATAGGAGTACGAAACAAGTATTGCTATGTATGTAGCACTGCAGAGAAAGTCAATACAATCCCAACAGAACATACATGTTTTAAGAACTGGTCAGAAGATAGTCAGTCTATGGAAGCTGATATTGTGCTTGAAGGGTTCAAACAAGCAGAATCCAAACATGGCCTACGCTATATCCGTGTTGTAGGAGATGGTGACAGTTCAGTTTATGCTAGGATACGAGAGGAAGTGCCAGGTTGGGGTAGATATGTGGAAAAGGAAGAATGTGCTAACCATACATGCAAATGTTTTAGGTCAAACCTGGAAAAACTTGTTTCCGAAAATCATCTATATAAAGGTAGAAaccatttaacaaaaacaactcGTGTACGGTTAGTATCTGCTTTGCGTAGTGCCATCAGAATGCGTTCTAAAGATGTAGAAACAAATCACCTCACAAAACCTGAAGCTATTTCTCAGCTTCGTCATGACATAAAAAATtctgtttttcatgtttttggttTACATTCCAACTGCAGTAACTTTTGCAAGGCAAGAGACAATGTCAATCCAATCACTCATGACCATCATGTCATACCACCGGATCAACCAGTGGAAGAGACATTGGATATATTTGAAGAACAGGAAAAACTTTGGTCTGAAGGCTCATCATTAGCTGCACAGGAGGAAGCAAGAGGAGAATCATCTATAGAGTACAGTAATGTTGAACAGTATATAATTCAAGACGTGACATCAATTTTGAATAGAATTGCTGAAAAAGCTCACCGTCTCATTTCTAATACAACAACAAATTTAGCTGAAAATTGGATGAGAATAAGGACCAAATTTGATGGCGGAAAAATCTACAACCTCTGTAATAGAGGATCTTGGCATGGACGATGTTTTGGAGGAGGGCTAAGAATGAATTTTGGACCAAAGTGGTCACCTATTGTTTGGGAACAGGCAACAGCAACAAAAGCAGGTAAATTCTTTGATGAATACTACGCTAgacatgaaaaaaatcttatcagTAGCAGAAAATACAAATCGAAACCAGACACTCAGCAATTGAGATGGAAGAGAAAAATGAAAGCTTGCAAACAAAGCAACTCCAAAAAAGCTAGACAGTCTTATGGCACTGAGGCAATGGATTACACCCCTGACATTTCTCCATctgatttatcaaatacaaaggACAAATATATTCAGACTCATATTAACATTGGTATACCTCAAATGAATGCAATAACAAATTCTACTTCACAGCAATCTTTGTCTGGTCTTTGGCACACGGAAAGAAGAAAACGTTTAACAGCTTCAAATTTTGGACCAATCATTCGCCGTAACCCTTCATTGAAAGTATTAAATTTAGTCAAAAATCTTCTGTACTCTACCTTCAAGGGAAATAGACACACCAGAAATGGACTTCTGCAAGAAAGAACATCTATAGAGGAGTATACGCTGAAAAAGGCAGAACAACATGAGAATGTAACTGTTAAATCTACTGGTTTGCTAATTGCCCATGAACACCCATTTTTGGCTGCTAGTGCAGATGGTATAGTTTCAACTGGGTCTGGTGATGGTCTTTTGGAGATAAAAAATCTTCTGCACAACAAACCTGTCAATCTCTACCAAGCAAGTGAAAAATCATCATTCTGTCTGGAAACTGTCAGTGgtcatttaaatttgaaaagtacCCACAACTACTTTTATCAGTGCCATGGTTTAatgaatatttgtaattatcCTTGGATAGATTTCGTTGTGAGGACTCTTAATCCACACCAGTTGTTTATCCAAAGAATATTTAGGGACAATACCTTGTGGGAAAACATCATGCTGCCAAAACTAAAAGCATTTTACTTCAATGCTATTCTTCCGGAATTGTGTTCACCACGTAATGGCAAAAGTCCTGGAATAAGAGAACCAGGAATCTGG TACATTGCACCCGAGTGCACCCAACCTGGCAAAAAAACGACTGGtagaaagaaaaagaatacAGCAAAACAGAACAATGACTTTGTCTCAGAAGCAAACATTGAACCATCAGCAGAACAAACACCCTGTACTAGAAG AAGAGGTAGGCCAAGATTGGTGAAATTCCTAGACAAAAGAATAGAACACAAATGGATTGTAGACAATACATCTGAATGGTATAAAGGGACAGTGCTGAGTGTAAAATCAGGAAAGGATGGTGTGAAAG GTGCAATTTACGAAGTCCTATATGACAGTGATGACAACCCATATGAAATAAATCATCTGGTTGAAGATTATCGATCTGAATCTGTACGGTTCATTGATGTATAG